A region of Kineococcus rhizosphaerae DNA encodes the following proteins:
- a CDS encoding A/G-specific adenine glycosylase produces MNAPFPPDLRPELHRRVLDWYADHARVLPWREPGCSPWGVLVSEVMLQQTPVARVLPQWEAWTARWPTPSDLAADAPGEAVRMWNRLGYPRRALRLHAAAVAIRDEHGGQVPDDHAALLALPGIGAYTAAAVASFAFGQRHAVVDTNVRRVHARAVTGDAEPAAALTAAENRLAVALLPDDEATAARWAVAVMELGALVCTARAPRCDDCPLLERCAWVLAGRPPHTGPARRGQAWAGTDRQVRGRLLAVLRESPDPVTAEGLAACWADAGQRDRCLDGLVADGLVEPLDDGRFALPRT; encoded by the coding sequence ATGAACGCCCCGTTCCCCCCCGACCTGCGCCCGGAGCTGCACCGGCGGGTGCTCGACTGGTACGCCGACCACGCCCGCGTCCTGCCCTGGCGCGAGCCCGGCTGCTCCCCGTGGGGGGTGCTGGTCAGCGAGGTCATGCTGCAGCAGACCCCCGTCGCGCGGGTGCTGCCGCAGTGGGAGGCGTGGACGGCCCGCTGGCCGACCCCCTCCGACCTCGCCGCCGACGCACCGGGTGAGGCGGTGCGGATGTGGAACCGGCTGGGCTACCCACGCCGGGCCCTGCGCCTGCACGCGGCGGCCGTCGCGATCCGCGACGAGCACGGCGGGCAGGTCCCCGACGACCACGCGGCGCTGCTGGCGCTGCCCGGCATCGGCGCCTACACCGCGGCGGCCGTCGCCTCGTTCGCCTTCGGGCAGCGGCACGCCGTCGTCGACACCAACGTGCGCCGCGTCCACGCCCGCGCGGTGACCGGCGACGCCGAGCCCGCCGCGGCGCTGACGGCGGCGGAGAACCGGCTGGCCGTCGCGCTGCTGCCCGACGACGAGGCCACCGCGGCGCGGTGGGCGGTGGCCGTCATGGAGCTCGGCGCGCTCGTCTGCACGGCCCGCGCGCCGCGCTGCGACGACTGCCCGCTGCTGGAGCGCTGCGCCTGGGTCCTGGCCGGCCGCCCCCCGCACACGGGCCCCGCCCGGCGCGGGCAGGCCTGGGCCGGGACCGACCGGCAGGTGCGGGGCAGGCTGCTCGCTGTGCTGCGCGAGAGCCCCGACCCGGTGACGGCCGAGGGGCTGGCGGCGTGCTGGGCCGACGCGGGGCAGCGGGACCGGTGCCTGGACGGCCTCGTCGCCGACGGCCTCGTCGAGCCCCTCGACGACGGGCGGTTCGCCCTCCCGCGCACCTGA
- the arfB gene encoding alternative ribosome rescue aminoacyl-tRNA hydrolase ArfB, which produces MDLVVNRRVTIPEAELFERFSRSSGPGGQGVNTTDSRVELLFDLQRSPSVPDDLRERALERLRGRLVDGVVTVVASEHRAQLRNRATAAERLRVLLAEAFAPGPAARRPTRPTRGSQRRRLEAKSRRGQTKRLRRSTED; this is translated from the coding sequence GTGGACCTCGTCGTGAACCGCCGGGTGACGATCCCCGAGGCCGAGCTGTTCGAGCGGTTCTCCCGGTCGAGCGGGCCGGGCGGCCAGGGCGTCAACACGACCGACTCCCGCGTCGAGCTCCTCTTCGACCTGCAGCGTTCGCCGTCGGTGCCCGACGACTTGCGTGAGCGGGCGCTGGAGCGGCTGCGGGGCCGGCTCGTCGACGGTGTCGTCACGGTGGTCGCCTCCGAGCACCGCGCCCAGCTGCGCAACCGCGCCACCGCCGCCGAGCGCCTGCGGGTCCTGCTGGCCGAGGCCTTCGCCCCCGGGCCGGCCGCCCGCCGCCCGACCCGGCCCACACGGGGTTCGCAGCGCCGCCGCCTGGAGGCCAAGAGCCGCCGGGGCCAGACGAAGCGGCTGCGCCGCAGCACCGAGGACTGA
- a CDS encoding amino-acid N-acetyltransferase, whose product MPRPDITVRPARTGDVRAVRSLVEEYARQRILLGKELITLYEAVQEFVVAEFEGHVVGCGALHVLWEDLAEVRTLAVDPSVRGTGTGHLILSALLRRADDLGVTRLFCLTFETAFFERHGFVEIEGTPVEPEVYAEMLRSHDEGVAEFLDLARVKPNTLGNSRMLRLTGGNA is encoded by the coding sequence ATGCCGCGCCCCGACATCACGGTCCGTCCCGCCCGCACGGGCGACGTCCGCGCCGTCCGCAGCCTCGTGGAGGAGTACGCGCGGCAGCGCATCCTGCTGGGCAAGGAGCTCATCACCCTCTACGAGGCCGTGCAGGAGTTCGTCGTCGCCGAGTTCGAGGGCCACGTCGTGGGGTGCGGTGCGCTGCACGTGCTCTGGGAGGACCTCGCCGAGGTGCGCACCCTCGCCGTCGACCCGAGCGTGCGCGGGACGGGGACGGGGCACCTCATCCTGTCCGCGCTGCTGCGCCGGGCCGACGACCTCGGCGTCACCCGGCTGTTCTGCCTCACCTTCGAGACGGCGTTCTTCGAACGGCACGGGTTCGTCGAGATCGAGGGGACCCCGGTCGAGCCGGAGGTCTACGCCGAGATGCTGCGCAGCCACGACGAGGGGGTCGCCGAGTTCCTCGACCTCGCCCGCGTCAAACCGAACACGTTGGGCAACAGCCGCATGCTGCGGCTCACAGGAGGAAACGCGTGA
- a CDS encoding DUF4232 domain-containing protein, with amino-acid sequence MSSVLHPVGPEDKGTYWRRRLVVVLALVVVVVLVALGVRALASPDANAQQPTKLDPSTVATTPSPTTTPAGTPTGTPTASGTDTATGTATATGTQTGTQAAGAACSTQSLNLTLTSEYSAYGPGKTPKLVLTVKNTSQAACSVEIGTAVRTFTASSGGTQVWSSADCQSQTASQTYQLDPGGTRSMSTVWSRQRSAPGCPTGQEAVAAGNYTIGGSWNGMDAQPVTITLTS; translated from the coding sequence GTGAGCAGCGTCCTGCACCCCGTCGGACCGGAGGACAAGGGCACCTACTGGCGACGTCGCCTGGTCGTGGTGCTCGCGCTCGTGGTCGTCGTGGTCCTGGTGGCCCTCGGGGTCCGCGCGCTGGCCAGCCCGGACGCCAACGCCCAGCAGCCGACGAAGCTCGACCCCAGCACGGTCGCCACCACCCCCAGCCCCACGACGACCCCGGCCGGGACCCCCACGGGGACCCCCACCGCCTCGGGGACGGACACGGCGACGGGCACCGCCACGGCGACCGGCACCCAGACCGGCACCCAGGCCGCCGGCGCGGCGTGCTCCACGCAGTCGCTGAACCTGACCCTGACGTCGGAGTACTCCGCCTACGGCCCGGGCAAGACCCCCAAGCTGGTCCTGACGGTGAAGAACACGTCGCAGGCGGCGTGCTCGGTGGAGATCGGCACGGCCGTGCGCACGTTCACCGCGAGCAGCGGCGGGACCCAGGTGTGGTCCAGCGCCGACTGCCAGAGCCAGACCGCCTCGCAGACCTATCAGCTCGACCCCGGCGGGACCCGGTCCATGTCGACGGTCTGGTCCCGGCAGCGTTCCGCGCCGGGCTGCCCCACGGGCCAGGAGGCCGTCGCGGCCGGGAACTACACGATCGGCGGTTCCTGGAACGGGATGGACGCCCAGCCCGTCACCATCACGCTGACGAGCTGA
- a CDS encoding gluconate:H+ symporter produces the protein MPVSVPLSVPGVVPAAAQAAAWTGHDTRLVVAALLGIAVVVVTVSWAKLNAFIALLLGSAVLGLVGGLSVSDIVTSFSIGLGDADGAAGGAGKTFADVGILVALGAVLGRFLADSGGANEIVDRIVDRVHGKALPWALAGAAALVGLPMFFEIGLVLLVPIVLLVVKRTGRPVLALGIPALAGLSVLHGFVPPHPGPLVAIASLKADLGLTLGFGLLLAIPTVVIAGPLLAPLVSRFGPQDAEHLPTSGGDLGGDQEHARRPKLIAVLTVVLLPVVLMLARAVAEIVSEKGNAVHDLLYALGTPLVALLIGALVAIVLLGAGVGMDRRTIGATIDASLPPIASTLLIIAAGGGFKQVLIDAGVGQLVGAQAAALALSPLVLGWLVAVFIRLATGSATVATITAAGIVAPLAGDLSANHLALLALSIGAGSLFFSHVNDVGFWLVKQYFGLTVGQTLKSWSVMETVISVCGLLGVLLLSVVV, from the coding sequence ATGCCCGTGTCCGTCCCCCTGTCCGTGCCGGGGGTCGTCCCGGCCGCGGCCCAGGCCGCCGCCTGGACCGGTCACGACACGCGGCTGGTGGTCGCGGCGCTGCTCGGCATCGCCGTCGTCGTCGTCACCGTCTCCTGGGCCAAGCTCAACGCGTTCATCGCCCTGCTGCTCGGCTCGGCCGTCCTCGGCCTGGTGGGCGGGCTGTCGGTCAGCGACATCGTCACCTCGTTCTCCATCGGGCTCGGTGACGCCGACGGGGCCGCGGGCGGTGCGGGCAAGACGTTCGCGGACGTCGGGATCCTCGTCGCCCTCGGCGCGGTCCTCGGCCGGTTCCTCGCCGACTCCGGCGGGGCGAACGAGATCGTCGACCGGATCGTCGACCGCGTCCACGGCAAGGCGCTGCCGTGGGCGCTGGCCGGGGCCGCCGCCCTCGTCGGGCTGCCGATGTTCTTCGAGATCGGGCTGGTCCTGCTCGTCCCGATCGTGCTGCTCGTCGTCAAGCGGACGGGCCGGCCCGTCCTGGCGCTCGGCATCCCCGCCCTGGCCGGGCTGTCCGTCCTGCACGGGTTCGTGCCCCCGCACCCCGGCCCGCTGGTGGCCATCGCGAGCCTCAAGGCCGACCTGGGCCTCACGCTCGGGTTCGGGCTGCTGCTGGCGATCCCGACGGTGGTCATCGCCGGGCCGCTGCTGGCGCCGCTGGTCTCCCGCTTCGGCCCGCAGGACGCCGAGCACCTGCCGACGTCCGGCGGAGACCTCGGCGGGGACCAGGAGCACGCCCGCCGCCCGAAGCTGATCGCGGTGCTCACCGTCGTGCTGCTGCCCGTCGTCCTCATGCTGGCCCGCGCCGTCGCCGAGATCGTCTCGGAGAAGGGCAACGCGGTCCACGACCTGCTGTACGCGCTGGGGACCCCGCTGGTGGCGCTGCTCATCGGCGCGCTGGTCGCGATCGTGCTGCTGGGGGCGGGCGTCGGCATGGACCGCCGCACGATCGGCGCCACCATCGACGCCTCGCTGCCGCCGATCGCCTCGACGCTGCTCATCATCGCCGCCGGCGGCGGGTTCAAGCAGGTCCTCATCGACGCCGGCGTCGGTCAGCTCGTGGGTGCGCAGGCGGCCGCGCTCGCCCTGTCGCCGCTCGTCCTCGGCTGGCTCGTCGCCGTCTTCATCCGGCTCGCGACCGGGTCCGCGACCGTCGCCACCATCACCGCGGCCGGCATCGTCGCCCCCCTCGCCGGGGACCTCAGCGCCAACCACCTCGCGCTCCTGGCGCTCTCGATCGGCGCCGGGTCGCTGTTCTTCTCCCACGTCAACGACGTCGGGTTCTGGCTCGTGAAGCAGTACTTCGGGCTGACCGTGGGGCAGACGCTGAAGAGCTGGTCGGTCATGGAGACCGTCATCTCGGTGTGCGGTCTGCTGGGGGTGCTGTTGCTGAGCGTGGTCGTGTGA
- a CDS encoding pentapeptide repeat-containing protein codes for MGGLPGADLPGADLPGADLPGADLPGADLPGADLPGADLPGADLPGADLPGADLPGADLPGADLPGARPRGARLVHG; via the coding sequence GTGGGCGGCCTCCCGGGTGCCGATCTCCCGGGTGCCGATCTCCCGGGCGCCGATCTCCCGGGCGCCGATCTCCCGGGCGCCGATCTCCCGGGCGCCGATCTCCCGGGCGCCGATCTCCCGGGCGCCGATCTCCCGGGCGCCGATCTCCCGGGCGCCGATCTCCCGGGCGCCGATCTCCCGGGCGCCGATCTCCCGGGCGCTCGTCCCCGGGGTGCTCGACTCGTCCACGGTTGA
- a CDS encoding gluconokinase, GntK/IdnK-type yields MGVSGSGKTTLAQDLSKAKGWTYAEGDDFHSAANVEKMRSGHPLTDSDRWPWLRSIAAWIGEREEAGESAVVTCSALKRAYRDLLAQDNPSVVFCELKVPDEVLEDRLAHREGHYMPASLLRSQLDTLEDLHPDERGFRVRVQGGPAQVLDEVLRHL; encoded by the coding sequence ATGGGCGTCTCGGGCAGCGGGAAGACGACGCTCGCCCAGGACCTGTCGAAGGCCAAGGGGTGGACGTACGCCGAGGGCGACGACTTCCACAGCGCGGCCAACGTCGAGAAGATGCGCTCCGGGCACCCCTTGACCGACTCCGACCGCTGGCCCTGGCTGCGCTCCATCGCCGCGTGGATCGGCGAGCGCGAGGAGGCGGGGGAGTCGGCCGTCGTCACGTGCTCCGCGCTCAAGCGCGCCTACCGGGACCTGCTCGCGCAGGACAACCCCTCCGTCGTCTTCTGCGAGCTGAAGGTGCCCGACGAGGTGCTCGAGGACCGGCTCGCCCACCGCGAGGGCCACTACATGCCCGCCTCGCTGCTGCGCAGCCAGCTCGACACCCTCGAGGACCTGCACCCCGACGAGCGGGGCTTCCGGGTCCGGGTGCAGGGTGGACCCGCCCAAGTTCTCGACGAGGTGCTGCGCCACCTCTGA
- a CDS encoding ATP-dependent Clp protease ATP-binding subunit, translating into MFERFTDRARRVVVLAQEEARMLNHNYIGTEHILLGLIHEGEGVAAKALESLGISLDAVREQVQEIIGQGQQAPSGHIPFTPRAKKVLELSLREALQLGHNYIGTEHILLGLIREGEGVAAQVLVKLGADLNRVRQQVIQLLSGYQGKEPATAGGPQEGTPSGSLVLDQFGRNLTQAAREGKLDPVIGRDPQIERVMQVLSRRTKNNPILIGEPGVGKTAVVEGLAQAVVRGEVPETLKDKQIYTLDLGALVAGSRYRGDFEERLRKVLKEIRTRGDIILFIDEIHTLVGAGAAEGAIDAASILKPMLARGELQTVGATTLDEFRKHIEKDPALERRFQPIQVPEPTLAHAIEILKGLRDRYEAHHRVSITDAALVAAATLADRYVNDRYLPDKAIDLIDEAGARLRIRRMTAPPDLREFDERIADVRREKESAIDAQDFEKAASLRDKEKKLLAQKGEREKQWKSGDMDVVAEVDEELIAEVLATATGIPVVRLTEEESTRLLHMEDELHKRVIGQNDAIKALSQAIRRTRAGLKDPKRPGGSFIFAGPTGVGKTELAKALAEFLFGEEDALIQLDMSEFSEKHTVSRLFGSPPGYVGYEEGGQLTEKVRRKPFSVVLFDEVEKAHPDIFNSLLQILEDGRLTDSQGRMVDFKNTVIIMTTNLGTRDISKGVGTGFAAGSQTALTNYERMKSKVNEELKQHFRPEFLNRVDDIVVFPQLTQDEIIQIVDLFLKRLDDRLKDKDMGIELTPSAKVLLATKGYDPVLGARPLRRTIQRDIEDVLSEKILFGDLRAGQIVSVDTVGEGSEQTFTFEGTSKEDLPVTVPVGDVPTED; encoded by the coding sequence ATGTTCGAGAGGTTCACCGACCGCGCCCGACGGGTCGTCGTCCTGGCCCAAGAAGAGGCCCGGATGCTCAACCACAACTACATCGGGACCGAGCACATCCTGCTCGGCCTGATCCACGAGGGGGAAGGCGTCGCCGCCAAGGCCCTCGAGTCGCTGGGCATCTCCTTGGACGCCGTCCGCGAGCAGGTCCAGGAGATCATCGGTCAGGGCCAGCAGGCCCCGTCCGGTCACATCCCCTTCACCCCCCGCGCCAAGAAGGTCCTGGAGCTGTCGCTGCGCGAAGCGCTGCAGCTCGGACACAACTACATCGGGACCGAGCACATCCTGCTCGGCCTCATCCGCGAGGGTGAAGGCGTCGCCGCGCAGGTGCTCGTCAAGCTCGGCGCCGACCTGAACCGGGTCCGTCAGCAGGTCATCCAGCTGCTGTCCGGCTACCAGGGCAAGGAGCCCGCGACCGCCGGCGGCCCCCAGGAGGGCACCCCCTCCGGCTCGCTCGTGCTCGACCAGTTCGGCCGCAACCTCACCCAGGCCGCCCGCGAGGGCAAGCTGGACCCGGTCATCGGCCGCGACCCGCAGATCGAGCGCGTCATGCAGGTCCTGTCGCGGCGCACCAAGAACAACCCGATCCTCATCGGTGAACCGGGCGTCGGGAAGACCGCCGTCGTCGAGGGCCTCGCGCAGGCCGTCGTGCGCGGCGAGGTGCCCGAGACGCTCAAGGACAAGCAGATCTACACCCTCGACCTCGGCGCCCTCGTCGCCGGTTCCCGCTACCGCGGTGACTTCGAGGAGCGGCTGCGCAAGGTCCTCAAGGAGATCCGCACCCGCGGCGACATCATCCTGTTCATCGACGAGATCCACACGCTCGTCGGGGCCGGTGCCGCCGAGGGCGCGATCGACGCCGCCAGCATCCTCAAGCCCATGCTGGCCCGCGGGGAGCTGCAGACCGTCGGGGCCACCACCCTGGACGAGTTCCGCAAGCACATCGAGAAGGACCCGGCCCTCGAACGGCGCTTCCAGCCGATCCAGGTCCCCGAGCCCACCCTCGCCCACGCCATCGAGATCCTCAAGGGTCTGCGCGACCGGTACGAGGCGCACCACCGCGTCTCGATCACCGACGCCGCGCTGGTGGCCGCCGCGACGCTGGCCGACCGCTACGTCAACGACCGGTACCTGCCGGACAAGGCGATCGACCTCATCGACGAGGCGGGCGCGCGACTGCGCATCCGCCGCATGACCGCACCGCCGGACCTGCGCGAGTTCGACGAGCGCATCGCCGACGTCCGCCGCGAGAAGGAGAGCGCGATCGACGCGCAGGACTTCGAGAAGGCGGCCTCCCTGCGCGACAAGGAGAAGAAGCTCCTGGCGCAGAAGGGCGAGCGCGAGAAGCAGTGGAAGTCCGGTGACATGGACGTCGTCGCCGAGGTCGACGAGGAGCTGATCGCGGAGGTCCTGGCCACGGCCACGGGCATCCCGGTCGTCCGGCTGACCGAGGAGGAGTCCACCCGGCTGCTCCACATGGAGGACGAGCTGCACAAGCGCGTCATCGGCCAGAACGACGCCATCAAGGCGCTGTCGCAGGCCATCCGGCGCACGCGTGCGGGTCTGAAGGACCCCAAGCGCCCGGGCGGGTCGTTCATCTTCGCCGGCCCCACCGGCGTCGGGAAGACCGAGCTCGCCAAGGCGCTCGCGGAGTTCCTCTTCGGCGAGGAGGACGCGCTCATCCAGCTCGACATGAGCGAGTTCTCCGAGAAGCACACCGTCTCGCGGCTGTTCGGCTCGCCCCCCGGCTACGTCGGGTACGAGGAGGGCGGCCAGCTGACGGAGAAGGTGCGCCGCAAGCCGTTCTCGGTCGTCCTGTTCGACGAGGTCGAGAAGGCCCACCCGGACATCTTCAACTCGCTCCTGCAGATCCTGGAGGACGGTCGCTTGACCGACTCCCAGGGCCGCATGGTCGACTTCAAGAACACCGTGATCATCATGACCACGAACCTCGGCACCCGGGACATCTCCAAGGGCGTCGGCACCGGGTTCGCCGCGGGGTCGCAGACCGCGCTGACGAACTACGAGCGGATGAAGTCGAAGGTCAACGAGGAGCTCAAGCAGCACTTCCGGCCCGAGTTCCTCAACCGCGTCGACGACATCGTCGTGTTCCCGCAGCTGACGCAGGACGAGATCATCCAGATCGTCGACCTGTTCCTCAAGCGCCTCGACGACCGCCTCAAGGACAAGGACATGGGCATCGAGCTCACGCCCTCGGCCAAGGTGCTGCTGGCGACCAAGGGCTACGACCCGGTCCTGGGCGCCCGCCCGTTGCGCCGCACCATCCAGCGCGACATCGAGGACGTCCTGTCCGAGAAGATCCTGTTCGGCGACCTGCGCGCCGGCCAGATCGTCTCCGTCGACACCGTCGGCGAGGGCTCGGAGCAGACGTTCACCTTCGAGGGCACCTCGAAGGAGGACCTCCCGGTGACCGTCCCCGTCGGGGACGTGCCCACCGAGGACTGA
- a CDS encoding citrate/2-methylcitrate synthase, whose amino-acid sequence MTETMVPPGLKGVVVTTTELGDVRGEEGFFHYRQHSAVELARTRSLEDVWFLLHRGRLPSPAELDAFRAEVAAARALPTAVVDLLPALAGLPPLAGLRTALSLLGGRPVYDASVEERAADALRVCALTPTVLAALHRVRSGLDPLAPRDDLDAAANWLWVLHGRLPDDEHVAALRRYLVATVDHGFNASTFTARVVASTGADVVSAVVAALGAFSGPLHGGAPDRALAALEEIGTPERAPAWVRAQLAAGGRVMGFGHAVYRTEDPRSVLLRETALALGGPLVELAVDVEQRVVQTLTELKPGRRLHANVEYYAGVVMSLCGLEPSLFTPTFATSRVVGWTANVLEQATDPRIIRPSARYVGPEPRR is encoded by the coding sequence ATGACCGAGACGATGGTTCCCCCGGGCCTGAAGGGCGTGGTCGTCACGACGACCGAGCTCGGCGACGTCCGCGGCGAGGAGGGGTTCTTCCACTACCGCCAGCACTCCGCCGTCGAGCTGGCCCGGACCCGCTCGCTGGAGGACGTCTGGTTCCTCCTGCACCGCGGCCGGCTGCCCTCGCCCGCCGAGCTCGACGCGTTCCGGGCCGAGGTCGCGGCGGCCCGGGCGCTGCCGACGGCCGTCGTCGACCTGCTGCCGGCCCTGGCCGGGCTCCCGCCGCTGGCCGGGCTGCGCACCGCCCTGTCGCTCCTCGGCGGCCGGCCCGTCTACGACGCGTCCGTCGAGGAGCGGGCCGCCGACGCCCTGCGGGTGTGCGCGCTGACCCCCACGGTCCTCGCGGCCCTGCACCGGGTCCGCTCCGGGCTCGACCCCCTCGCCCCGCGCGACGACCTCGACGCCGCCGCGAACTGGCTGTGGGTGCTGCACGGGCGGCTGCCCGACGACGAGCACGTCGCGGCGCTGCGCCGCTACCTCGTCGCCACCGTCGACCACGGCTTCAACGCCTCCACGTTCACCGCCCGCGTCGTCGCCTCCACCGGCGCCGACGTGGTCTCGGCCGTCGTCGCGGCCCTCGGCGCCTTCTCCGGCCCGCTGCACGGCGGGGCCCCGGACCGGGCGCTGGCCGCGCTGGAGGAGATCGGCACGCCCGAGCGGGCCCCGGCGTGGGTGCGCGCCCAGCTCGCGGCGGGCGGGCGGGTCATGGGCTTCGGGCACGCCGTCTACCGGACCGAGGACCCGCGCTCGGTGCTGCTGCGCGAGACGGCGCTCGCCCTCGGCGGCCCGCTCGTCGAGCTCGCCGTCGACGTCGAGCAGCGGGTGGTCCAGACGCTCACGGAGCTGAAGCCGGGGCGCCGGCTGCACGCCAACGTCGAGTACTACGCGGGCGTCGTCATGTCGCTGTGCGGGCTGGAGCCGTCCCTGTTCACGCCGACCTTCGCCACGAGCCGCGTCGTGGGCTGGACCGCCAACGTCCTCGAGCAGGCCACCGACCCGCGGATCATCCGGCCCTCGGCGCGGTACGTGGGGCCCGAACCCCGCCGTTGA
- a CDS encoding citrate/2-methylcitrate synthase: MGTREAAHRLGVKTATLYAYVSRGLITARRTPGGSRFDAAQVAALAARGRSRPAGAVETVASELTSLDGDRLRYRGRDAVELSRTTSFEEVARLLWSGTATAGPLRRDEDLTRRVGDVLAGLPAATRPPARLRVAVAVAGALAPAAPEAGPEAGADPEPLLAAVLGVRTSVAEAVDEALGAPGRWGPALVLLADHGLAVSTVAARVAASARAPLPSALSAALGAAGGPLHAGAAAAAHRFLEQVLTDGPARAVAARRLSQDGVPGFGHVVHTARDPRAEELLDALPPGPVADVVGPLVEQVVRAHGARAFPNVDLALAAHALAHGLPADAGEFVFEVARTAGWIAHALEEYHAPGLRFRVRGLQQTSHGT, translated from the coding sequence ATCGGCACCCGGGAGGCCGCCCACCGGCTGGGGGTGAAGACGGCGACCCTGTACGCGTACGTGAGCCGGGGCCTGATCACCGCGCGGCGCACCCCCGGGGGCAGCCGCTTCGACGCGGCCCAGGTCGCGGCGCTCGCCGCGCGCGGGCGCAGCCGTCCGGCCGGCGCGGTCGAGACGGTCGCGAGCGAGCTCACGTCGCTCGACGGGGACCGCCTGCGCTACCGCGGGCGGGACGCGGTGGAGCTGTCGCGGACGACGTCGTTCGAGGAGGTCGCCCGCCTGCTGTGGTCGGGGACGGCGACGGCGGGGCCGTTGCGCCGCGACGAGGACCTGACCCGGCGGGTGGGGGACGTGCTGGCCGGGCTGCCCGCGGCCACGCGCCCCCCGGCCCGGCTGCGGGTGGCGGTCGCGGTCGCGGGGGCGCTGGCCCCGGCCGCTCCCGAGGCCGGTCCCGAGGCCGGTGCCGATCCCGAGCCCCTGCTGGCCGCGGTCCTGGGCGTGCGGACCTCGGTGGCCGAGGCCGTCGACGAGGCGCTGGGGGCGCCGGGCCGCTGGGGCCCGGCGCTGGTCCTGCTGGCCGACCACGGCCTGGCCGTCTCGACGGTCGCGGCGCGCGTGGCGGCCAGCGCCCGCGCTCCCCTGCCGTCGGCGCTGTCGGCGGCCCTGGGCGCGGCGGGCGGTCCGCTGCACGCCGGCGCCGCCGCGGCCGCGCACCGCTTCCTGGAGCAGGTCCTCACGGACGGGCCGGCGCGGGCGGTTGCCGCGCGCCGCCTGTCGCAGGACGGCGTGCCGGGTTTCGGTCACGTCGTGCACACCGCACGCGACCCGCGCGCCGAGGAGCTGCTGGACGCGCTGCCGCCCGGGCCGGTGGCCGACGTCGTCGGGCCCCTCGTCGAGCAGGTGGTCCGCGCGCACGGGGCGCGGGCGTTCCCGAACGTCGACCTGGCCCTGGCCGCGCACGCCCTGGCCCACGGCCTGCCCGCCGACGCCGGGGAGTTCGTGTTCGAGGTGGCCCGCACGGCGGGGTGGATCGCGCACGCCCTGGAGGAGTACCACGCCCCGGGTCTGCGCTTCCGCGTCCGGGGACTGCAGCAGACCTCCCACGGGACGTGA
- the disA gene encoding DNA integrity scanning diadenylate cyclase DisA produces MVDRSPEEVLRATLATVAPGTELRDGLERILRGRTGALIVLGFDRVVDSLSTGGFALDVEFSATRLRELAKMDGAIVLDRDVSRIVRAAVQLVPDSSIETSESGTRHRTAERVAKQTGFPVISVSQSMRIVAVYTGNRRYVLEGSDAILGRANQALQTLERYRARLDEVTGTLSALEIEDLVTVRDVCSVVQRIEMVSRIADEISGYVVELGVDGRLLSLQLDELVGGVGPDRELVVRDYLEASRHEGPLEVVLENLAGLHSADLVDLASVARVLGFSVGGDSLDSAVSPKGFRLLNRVPRLPGAIVERLVDQFGDLQKLLAASIDDLMTVDGVGEQRARAVREGLSRLAESSILERYV; encoded by the coding sequence GTGGTCGATCGGAGCCCCGAGGAGGTCCTCCGGGCGACCCTGGCGACGGTCGCCCCCGGCACGGAACTGCGCGACGGTCTCGAGCGCATCCTGCGCGGGCGCACCGGCGCCCTCATCGTCCTCGGTTTCGACCGGGTGGTGGACTCGTTGTCCACCGGGGGTTTCGCCCTCGACGTGGAGTTCTCCGCGACCCGCCTGCGGGAGCTGGCGAAGATGGACGGCGCGATCGTCCTGGACCGCGACGTCTCGCGGATCGTGCGGGCCGCCGTGCAGCTCGTGCCCGACTCCTCCATCGAGACCAGCGAGTCCGGGACCCGGCACCGCACGGCCGAACGCGTCGCCAAGCAGACCGGTTTCCCCGTCATCTCGGTGTCGCAGTCGATGCGGATCGTCGCCGTCTACACGGGCAACCGCCGCTACGTGCTGGAGGGCTCGGACGCGATCCTGGGCCGGGCCAACCAGGCCCTGCAGACGCTGGAGCGCTACCGCGCGCGCCTCGACGAGGTGACCGGCACGTTGTCGGCCCTGGAGATCGAGGACCTGGTGACCGTCCGCGACGTCTGCTCGGTCGTGCAGCGCATCGAGATGGTCTCCCGCATCGCCGACGAGATCTCCGGGTACGTCGTGGAACTCGGCGTCGACGGCCGCCTGCTGTCGCTGCAGCTCGACGAGCTCGTCGGGGGCGTGGGCCCGGACCGCGAACTCGTCGTGCGCGACTACCTGGAGGCCTCCCGCCACGAGGGGCCGCTGGAGGTCGTGCTGGAGAACCTGGCCGGGCTGCACTCGGCGGACCTGGTGGACCTGGCGTCCGTGGCCCGGGTCCTGGGTTTCTCCGTGGGCGGCGACTCCCTCGACTCCGCCGTGTCCCCCAAGGGTTTCCGGCTGCTGAACCGCGTCCCCCGGCTGCCGGGGGCCATCGTCGAGCGCCTCGTGGACCAGTTCGGGGACCTGCAGAAACTCCTCGCGGCGAGCATCGACGACCTCATGACGGTCGACGGCGTCGGCGAGCAGCGCGCCCGCGCCGTGCGCGAGGGGCTGTCCCGGCTGGCCGAGAGCTCGATCCTCGAACGCTACGTCTGA